From Miscanthus floridulus cultivar M001 chromosome 15, ASM1932011v1, whole genome shotgun sequence, the proteins below share one genomic window:
- the LOC136507037 gene encoding uncharacterized protein yields the protein MLFISLTREKLRYVLRIYFLASNNAAEYEACLHGLRITVELSIKRLYVYGDSALVINQLNKDWDTTSEKMDAYCKEIRKLEGKFYGIEYIHVVQDKNQVADALSKLGSSWSKVPHGVFIQDLLKASIKEEEDPVVAKPPDQRLVAMVPPPTTMEPALTTTTDDWRVPFIKYFNDGSGPTDRTEVECLIRRSKQYLLVDGNLMHKNAKEEVLMKCITQEAGIELLKKIHASTCGNHAASRTLVDKAFRAGFYWPSSVADVEKLVHHCKGCQFFDKRIHVPAHEIQTIPAS from the coding sequence ATGCTCTTCATCTCACTGACCAGAGAAAAACTCCGCTACGTACTCAGGATCTACTTCCTTGCGTCTAACAACGCTGCAGAGTACGAGGCATGCCTGCACGGCCTGCGCATCACGGTCGAGCTCAGCATCAAACGCCTCTACGTCTACGGTGACTCGGCCCTAGTCAtaaaccagctcaacaaagactgggatacgactagtgagaagatggacgcttactgcaAGGAAATTAGGaaactagaaggcaagttctacggcatcgagtacatacatgtggtccaggacaagaatcaagtagccgatgcgttgtcaaagttaggatcatcctggtccaaagtcccacatggcgtattcatccaggATTTGCTTAAAGCCTCtatcaaggaagaagaagaccCTGTGGTCGCTAAGCCTCCAGACCAGCGGCTGGTGGCTATGGTTCCCCCTCCAACCACTATGGAACCCGCTCTGACCACCACCACTGACGACTGGAgggtacctttcatcaagtacttcaaTGATGGCAGTGGTCCCACTGACAGGACAGAGGTCGAATGCCTCATACGCCGCAGTAAGCAATACCTGCTCGTCGACGGCAACCTTATGcacaagaacgcaaaggaagaaGTCCTAATGAAGTGTATAACTCAGGAGGCAGGCATCGAACTCCTGAAGAAAATTCATGCTAGCACCTGCGGTAATCACGCAGCCTCTAGAACACTGGTcgataaggctttccgagcaggtttctattggccgtcTTCCGTGGCCGACGTAGAGAAGTTGGTCCACCACTGTAAAGGGTGTCAGTTCTTCGACAAAAGAATtcatgtaccagcacacgagatccagaccataccagcttcctag